Proteins encoded together in one uncultured Sphaerochaeta sp. window:
- a CDS encoding redox-sensing transcriptional repressor Rex — protein MNNDQLIRITRYYRSLNRLKTIGLEKVFAHNLADAAGVSAAIVRKDFSQLGIHGQKRGGYEIHELLRGLGEILGKGDSQNCIIVGCGRIGKALMHYNGFEPDGIRIVAGFDSDPLVYSDASHPVPIYPISRIDEVVEALEVTAGIITVPEQAAQDSYERLLAAGVMGILNFSPITLKAQKQEDGRSPVVHNINIALELEQIFYELKFPKNS, from the coding sequence ATGAACAATGACCAGCTGATACGAATCACTCGATACTATCGCTCGCTTAATCGTCTCAAGACCATCGGACTTGAGAAAGTGTTTGCCCACAACCTTGCCGATGCAGCAGGCGTTTCTGCCGCCATCGTACGTAAAGATTTCTCCCAGCTGGGCATCCATGGCCAGAAACGCGGTGGGTACGAGATCCACGAGCTGCTCAGAGGTTTGGGTGAAATCCTCGGGAAAGGAGACAGCCAGAACTGTATCATTGTAGGTTGTGGAAGGATTGGGAAGGCCTTGATGCACTACAATGGCTTTGAACCTGATGGCATCAGGATAGTCGCAGGATTCGACAGCGACCCCTTGGTATACAGCGATGCATCGCATCCCGTGCCCATCTATCCTATCAGTAGGATTGATGAGGTTGTCGAGGCACTCGAGGTTACCGCAGGCATTATCACCGTTCCTGAGCAGGCTGCACAGGATAGCTATGAGAGGCTGCTCGCAGCAGGGGTTATGGGTATCCTGAACTTCAGTCCCATCACGCTCAAGGCACAGAAACAGGAAGATGGACGCTCCCCGGTGGTGCATAATATCAACATTGCCCTGGAACTCGAACAGATTTTCTATGAGTTGAAGTTCCCCAAGAACAGTTGA
- a CDS encoding endonuclease/exonuclease/phosphatase family protein: MMILLLTISLLLFSGCDATITPDEKTFSVLSYNVQNLFDATIDGSEYEEYQDPDIWDEGSYRLRLKTLANVLLDRSLALPDVIVLQEVEGSNVVHDLLYHHLSRKGYRWYAVSKGEDSPIAVAIISRHPVSDSVVHAAPGCRPFLEASIETGRGNVVVFALHAKSRIGGDEETEGQRIALSGALSMAAKDHEGTLTLLCGDFNENPDAVWDAGGRQTALVDISYPLSNKFIQDGSLAVTGAKDKVGPSQWYSPYLDSQYEFLSPPGSCYWTGQWHRYDQILGNGYLFDGLGWEYDAFSICGIPSLLKSDGTPYGWDSRIKNGVSDHLPVLLTLTRH, encoded by the coding sequence ATGATGATCTTATTGCTTACTATCTCCCTGCTCCTGTTCTCTGGATGCGATGCAACCATCACTCCGGACGAGAAGACCTTCTCTGTGCTCTCCTATAATGTACAGAATCTCTTTGATGCAACAATTGACGGTTCTGAATATGAGGAGTACCAAGACCCGGATATCTGGGATGAAGGATCCTATCGTCTTCGACTCAAGACACTTGCAAATGTACTGTTGGACCGTTCCCTTGCACTGCCTGATGTCATCGTACTGCAGGAAGTGGAAGGATCCAATGTTGTACATGATCTCTTGTACCACCATCTTTCCCGCAAGGGATATCGTTGGTATGCCGTCAGCAAAGGAGAAGACAGCCCGATCGCTGTGGCAATCATCAGCAGGCATCCTGTCTCAGATTCTGTGGTGCATGCAGCTCCTGGGTGCAGGCCGTTTCTGGAAGCGAGTATTGAAACCGGCAGGGGAAATGTGGTGGTCTTTGCCTTGCATGCCAAGAGCAGGATTGGAGGGGATGAAGAGACCGAGGGACAGCGCATTGCCCTCTCAGGGGCTCTTTCAATGGCTGCAAAGGACCATGAAGGGACACTGACCTTGCTTTGCGGGGACTTCAATGAAAATCCTGATGCTGTATGGGATGCCGGAGGAAGGCAGACAGCCTTGGTGGATATCTCATATCCACTGAGTAACAAATTCATACAGGATGGGTCCCTCGCTGTTACCGGTGCAAAGGACAAGGTCGGCCCTTCACAGTGGTATAGTCCCTATCTAGATTCCCAATACGAGTTTCTCTCTCCTCCAGGCAGTTGTTACTGGACGGGGCAGTGGCACCGCTATGACCAGATACTTGGCAATGGCTATCTCTTTGATGGATTGGGTTGGGAGTATGACGCGTTCTCCATTTGTGGGATTCCTTCCCTGCTGAAAAGTGATGGTACCCCATATGGGTGGGATTCCAGGATAAAAAATGGGGTCAGCGACCACCTCCCGGTTTTGCTGACCCTCACTCGTCATTAG